In Dryocola sp. LX212, the genomic stretch TCGAAAACTTCTTTCGGGCTCCAGCTGACGTAACCTGCATAGGCATCAGTATTAGGTTTTCCGCCGTCCAGATACTCAACCAGATAGCCATCATCTGAGCCATTCTCATCGGGTGGAAGCTGCCAGCCACGCAGGGTGTTGTATTCCTGTCGAGTCATCGAAACTGCGTTAATGAGTTTTACGCCAATGTGTTTTTGCATTGTTGGGCCTTATTGAAATTGATGAAATATACTCTGGAGTGGTTACTTAATCGCTGCGCGGACAAGAGCATCCTTCGCTTCAAGCAACTTACGTAATCCAACAGATTTTTCCGGTCCGTCAGGCAATGCCTCGTCCATTTGCCGGGCTAGATCACCAAGTGGCTTGCTGACCGCCTGAAGGTGTTCTGGTAAATGCTCGTATGCGAAATATTTGATAATTGGCGTAGCCATTACTTGCTCCTTAGATATAAAAAAGCCCCGCGTTTGCGAGGCCGTTAAAGTTATAGGTTGGCTGCCACTGCCCAAAATCATGACAGAAACAGCGTTTTTTCATCGACGCGACGGTTATACAACCCCTGAACAAAAACATCGTTGTCATACACCCAGCGGGTGAACTGGTCGGCTGCGCCGCGATAATCACCAGCGTTAAGCTTTTTCAGCAGCGTCGAGCTGGTAAAGGCGCTCTCGCCCACGTTGAACACAAAATCAGCCAGCGCATCGAACTGGTTCTGATTCAGATCAACGTTGACGCTTTCGTTAATGCAGCTCTCAACCGGGGCCAGGTCCTGCTCAAGGAACTCATCAGCTTGCGCCTGAGTGATTGCTTGTCCCTTCTGCACGCCTTTCGTGTGTCCGTAACCGATAGTCCAGACTCCGCCACCGTCCTTGTATGCCTTGAGCTTGCAGCCCTCATGAACACTAATAAATTGCCTGCCGTTATCGCTTGTTTTCATCACTCTTCCTTTCTATGCGGTCCGTGAACATTTTTTCGAATATCGTCAATATTTTTATTCCCATCCACGCCGATAAACCGCAAGCAATTGAAACACCATATATCTGCCAGCCAAGACGTATGGCCAGCATCAGCATGATGCTACTTGCGAAGATGGAAATAATTATCTGACCAATGGTGAACAGAATGCTTATCGGCTTGCCGCTCATCCAGTTTTGAAACACCCGCGCCAGCGTACCGAGCAATGTGAATAACAGAATGATGAGGTAGCCTAACCCGGTGTCTTCCGGGATTTCGACTGGATGAGGCATTTTGTGGCCTGCTTTAAATGGATAACGTAAAAAAGCCCGCCGATGATGGCAGGCTCAAATTGCAGATATGAAAAAGTCCCACCGAAGTGAGCTCATAAAAGTGTGTATCACACACACAAAAACTTGCATCAACCAATAATCGTGTGTATAGTGTGTATATCAGTTGGCGAGACGGAGGACGCTTGAAGAGTTCGGAGCTGATAAAGCTGTTAGAGGAAAATGGCTGGACGCTGGAAAGAGTAAAAGGTAGTCACCACACTTTCAAAAATCCAGACAATCCAAACCTTGTAACAGTGCCCCACCCCAGCAAAGAGATTAAACCGGGAACGCTCCGGCAAATACTCAAGAAAGCAGGACTTAAGTAAACAAGGAAGCGCCCTCCGGGGCGTACCTTTATAACCAATACCACGGGGAGTTAAAAATGCATTACCCAGCATTTATAGAAATTGGTGAAGACGGTTCCGCCAGCGGCTGGTTCCCTGATGTCGATGGCTGCATTTTTGCCGGTGATACTATCGAAGAAACCATTGCTGATGCTCATGGCGCCATAGATGCGCATTTTGAGGCGTTGGCTGAGCATGGCATGGAAATACCGAAGCCCCGCTCAATGCAGGAACATATAGTTGACAACGTTACCGAGTATGTCGGCGGCCAGTGGGTTTTAATCCATATCAATATGGATAAGTTTGATGGCCGTGCCGAGCGAATTAACATCACGATGCCGCATCGATTAATACACCAAATCGACGATGCAGTGAAAGGCCACCCGCAATACGGTAGCAGAAGTGCTTTTATCGCAGCTGCAACGCGCAACGAATTGCACAGAGTCAGGTGATAACCGCCAGAAACACAAAACCCGCCTTTTGGGCGGGTTAAGCATCACATTCGACTGAGCGCTGGAGGCTGTGGCCGTTAAGGGTCGATAGTGCGTATCAACTATTAATCAGCGCTCATGCGAATGTGCTTTCCAGCCACTCCGGGCAACCCCTTCTTCGCAGGCTGAAAAGCGTTAACTGGAGCGGTCAGCGGGAATCGAACCCGCATCATCAGCTTGGAAGGCTGAGGTAATAGCCATTATACGATTACCGCAACTGGCGGCCCTTGCTGGAATTGAACCAGCGTCCGAACGATTATGAGTCGCGCGCTCTAACCAACTGAGCTAAAGGGCCGTGGCTGAAAAGTATGTGTAATGATAAACCATGTAAATAATATGATTTTTGCTGAATGTAACCGCACATCAAATAAGCACATCACCCAGCAAGCCACCCCGGGTTTATTTGATTGGCAATGCGCTTATTTCATGAGGCAGCAAAAAACTCGATGGTAATTAAATATTTTAATTATTTCGAAATGGTTTCATGCGAATTATCACGACGAAAAAGCGCCCACTCCTCAATCCGCTCACCTGACGGAAGAGAACAGTAACCAACCTCTCCTTCTGGATTTTTAACGATTTCAAGCTTACCGCCCTGTTTAACGCAGTATTCAGAAGCTGGGTTTGCCCTTCCGATCGGTTTGCTTTGCTCAGCATTTGCAGAGCATCCAACAACCGTAAGCGCGATTGATGCCATAACCAATTTCTTCATAAGTGCCTCCTCGATTTGGAGGGGTAGAGCCTAACGGGGAGAAGAGGTTAACGCAAAACAGAAATGTTTATTTTTGAGTATAAGTGCTGTGTCGTAGTGACCACTCTTAACAGGTTACGATACTTTTTGCGTACGCGTTAGCGATTTTGTAAACTTAGTTAGTATAAGGCTTTGGCCAAAATGAATATCTTTAAGGAAGAGTTAATGCTTGAGCAAACGGTCAGAAACATCAATTCAAGGTTTGGCTGGAGAAATACAAGAAAGTTACTCGGCTCGTCTTTGGGCATTACAGCAAATGGTTTAGATCCATTTATTGAACGTATGAACCACGCTGTACGGCAAGATTCAGCATTGAAACAAGTGATTGATGATTTCTGGAAAGGACTAGTCTTCAGCGGTACAAGATTACTGACTATGTACCGACTTGAGGACAGCGATGTTGCAAAAATTCAGTCAGCTTTTTCCTTGTTAAAAAAGGACGAGAGCAGCTTTCTTAAAGCATATCCGGCGCCTCTTTCAAACGAAGAACTTTTGGCTGCGGATGCAGACTTACATTTTGCTGAATTAAAGCTCGATATCATTAATGAAAATCAAATTGAAACTGCAATTCTGGTTTCTAAAGCTTATTACACTGAGGTTATTGAACTTGATCAAACTCATCTTAGCGATGCTGGGATGGAGCTGCGCGCCAGTGGTGGAGAGATAAAATGTAAGACCCGGCAAGTAACACAATGTTTTAACAGTATAATGCTCCTTCCATCCGAAAAGCTACTTATACAATCAGTGGATTTGTCTGTTCTACCTCGCTCAGAATCCCAATACCAGCAGCATTTAGTGCAAAAATTTGTAAAGGAGCATGCTGGTATAAGTTTGAACAAACCCATCGAACTTTTTGGATCTATTCAGGATTTATACGAAAAGATTGATGGCCGAGTTTCTCACGTTTCGTTCATTACAGCTGATGGCAACACAAGCTCATTAAAGCTAAAGCCCAGCCAGCAATGTTTGCGCCGTGATAGTTATCACCATGGGGGTGAAGCCGCCAGCCCGATTCTGACAAAGTTTAAGTTGGGTAAGATTTGGGATCTTAAGCAAAGCGCTTCACAAATTTTGTCTGTCGAGCTAACATTACCCGGCAAGCGTACAATGCTTGACAACCCAAAACAGCGGTTGTACGAAGCTATCGCCAGCAACTGCAACAATATTGAATCTATGGTTTTTATTGTTAATAGAATTCTGGAATCGGTTAAATCTTGTGAAGCTAAAAAGGCAAAGCAAGCAGGAATAAAATGAAAAAAATAGAAATGTGTGACATTTTTAGGCAGATCGAACAGGACTTTAAAGATCCGGCTCGTTATGTTTGTCGCACGCTTCTTATATTTTTAACTAGTAAAAATGCTCGAAAAATAAAGCATTTCACATATAAAACATTAATTAATGGCACTGGGCTAGATATAACCACCCCTGAAGATTATGTGCTTTTAATTAAGGCCACAGATTATTTTTCAAGTTATAGAGCTCATCTTTTAAACATGCACATTCAGTATATTGATGATACTTTGGAAGAACCGCTGGTTGTAGATGATGACTTGATTTCACATGCCTTAGATACTGGAAAATTTTACCACCCCGAAACTGGTAAATTGGTCGATAATTTTAACCAATATCTTTTCCCCTATTTCACTCCGTCCGATTTTTTGGAATCTCTCCATGATTGATCAAGATCTCAGCCTAGCTGATATTGAATCATTAATGAGATTCGATTCAGATTTACGTGGAATGGTCCAACGAAAACTTGCAGCCACAAAAGAAATCTTTGTTAATCAGTTATATATTGATATAGATGATGCCATTCAGGATTTAGAAAACAATAAGCATTTCTATCAAGATGTGAAATGGGGTGAGGACGAGCTAACTTCTTGTATCATAACCTTTTTAAAAGGTCGCCTATACGATGCTGAGCATGATACTCAACATGGTGGCCACGTTGATATTTTAGTTAAACATCAACGTGGCAAATTCGAATGGATAGGTGAAGCTAAGCTCTGGGATGGTCCAAAATATATTCATGATGGATGGATACAGCTTACTGAGCGATATGGTACAGGTACGTGTCGAGATGACCACGGCGGAATGTTGATTTATATTAAAGCGGATAAATCATCGATTAAATTTAACGCTTGGCAAAATTATTTCTCTGCAAATGTTCAAGGTGTAGAACTAGAGCCAGAGACTATTCCGCTTCGTTTTAAGTCAGTATCTAAACACCCCGCAACAGAGCTGCCATACTATGTCAGACATATGGGGGTGTCCTTGTATCATTACACAGGTAAAAAATCAAAGCGGTAGCATTGCAAGACATCCATCAATAAATCCTAGCGCAGTTTGTAATTCCTTCCTGATCGTCCCGTCTGAGCACTTCCGCTTCTTCGCAATAGAACGTAATGAGATGCCGATAACAAAGTGAGCGATGACGAGTTCATGCTCCTCGGGCCTGTATTTCCTCAAACGCGCCACGCAGCCGTCAATCATGATCCCTTCGTCGTCCGTGCATTGTGGGCGAGATTTCTTACCATGCGGGATTAAGCCCTTAAAGCCAGCAGCAATGGGTTGCCAGTCAACACCACTATTATCAGAAGCTGCCCATGCGCCCCAGCGGTCTAATACTTCGTACATGTCACGCATTGCAGTTATCTCCCAACCTATAAGTAATAGCCAGTCCCTGCGGGCTGAAGTGTTTCAAAGATGCTTCAAGTTTCATGCTGCCGCCTTTTTCATGAAATTCATCTCACGTACCTGGTCACCGTTAATGATGAGGTCGTTAAAATCTCCATTATCAGGCCAGCGGATCGTTACCTTCTCAATGTCGTTTTTTGCCAGCAAATTTGCGTGGGCACATTCAAATGCAGCTGCATGCCCCGTTGCAGAGTTTTTATCCATATCCGCAAAAATTACGAGATGCTTAACACCCGCAGGTGCCCGGAATTTCTTCATGAAGCCGCTGTTCAACGTCGCCCAGGTGTTAACGTGGTAAATCTGGTGGGCAGATAAGGCCGTTTCGATACCTTCAGCAATACCCATCGTGGAGGCGATCGGGAACATGCGTACAGCTACGGACTGTGCATGATCGAGATAGGTTTGCTCCTGCAGTGAGCGGAGGAGTTTATTACCTTCAATTTTGCCCAGGGACGCTTTTTTATCGCCATCGAGTAACGTGCGGTGCAGATAGCAGAGCTCGCCTTTGTTGTCCGTCGCGAGCGAATATAGCGACTGGAACACATGGCCCTGATAACGCTCCTTGTCACAAAAACGCACGGCTTCGGTTGGCAATTTGGTGATCCCACGGTTGAAAAGATACCGGGCGGCTGATGTTCCGCGCAGGCCCACCAGCTTAGAGAATTTACTGATAACACGCTGCCGCAGGCTGGACGCGGTAGTGTTCATCGGCACAACGCGGTGCTGATAGTCATTGCCTAATAGCTCATCTATTTCACGGCACAGCACGCCATAAGGCTTACCCTGTGTTTTGACCAGCAGCGTCATACCATCACCGCTTCCGCACTTACAAATCCAGGAGCCGGTGCCTTCGTGGTCGTCACTGCGATATTTACCGCGTGACCCACAAACTGGGCATTCTCCTTTGAAGTGATTTTTCCCGGTTACTGGTGGCAGGCCATAGTGCTCGAATATTACAGGCCAGTGCCCCTTCGCTGCTTCAACGGTTTTCATGCTCTTTCCCCCTGGCTTTCTCGCATAACTTTTAATTGCTTCTGAGCGTTAATAATTTGGCTGGTAGTGGAAGGCGTAATGCCTGAATGAACGCCTTTCTGCTCTGCTGGTTCACTCTTCTGCTTAGCTTTGGCAAATGCGATCTGCTTATGCTTTATGAAATTGCTGACTTCCGGGGTGATCTCCATCGGGAACGGGCTCAAGCCGTTTGGCCAGGCTCCAAACTTTTCCTTGAAGGTGTTGGCACACCATCCATCACTGATCGGCTTGCTCGTTAACAGCCGCATGTTTTGGTAAAATTTAATCTGGCTCCACCAGGCTTGTTTCTGAGTTTTGGTATAAGAAACCTCACCCTTACCGAGCTTTTTGATTTTCCGCTGCGTATCCGTTTCCACGTCCTCGCCTACCAGCGGCTTGAAACCACATTTAGGGCAGACGTAGACGCCCGCCGGTTTCATGTAGTGGCACTCAGAGCACTCTTTAGGAAGCTTCTCCTCTCGCTCTTCTGCATCGCGTGCTGCAGCGTCTTTCATGCCGTCGCTAGTGCTGCGTAGCTCGTCGTACTCAATCGCGTCAGGGAAGCCGAGACGGTGCACCGTGCCGCTATGATCGAAGATGAGACATGTTTCTTTGCCAGGTGCTTTTCGCAAGCCTCGCCCTAGCGCCTGTAACCAGCGGATTTCGCTTTTAGTCGGTCGGGCATAGATAACGCAGCGCACATCACTATCGAAGCCAGCCACCAGCACGCCAACGCTCACAATGATTTTTGTTGCTCCACTTTCGAAGCGGTGAATAATCAGCTGCCGCTCATCGTGTGGGGTATCAGCTGTCATTACCTCAGCATTAACGCCTGCCTGGTTAAACTGAATGGTCACGAAGTTGGCATGGTTCACATTCACGCAAAATGCGACTGTTGGCAGGTCCCTGCCGTTCTCCAGCCAGTTACCAACGATGTCACCCACCAGATCCGAACCACACATGATTTCGGCCAGCTGGGTTTCGTTGTAGTCGCGCCCAAATTCAACGGTGTTTTTTGTTTTAACGCCGGACAGATCTGGTTTTGTAGGCGCGTAAAACTCATAGCCGCTCAGGTCGCCGCGCTGGATCAGTTCAGCAATAGTCGTAGGTTTAATCAGGCGTTCGTAGTAACTGCCCAGGAACGGAGAGAACGGCGTTCCCGACAGGCCAATAACTTTCACGCCCGTATTAGTCGTAAGGTATTTGATTGATTCCAGGATGCTTTTGCGGCGCAGGTGCGCTTCATCAATGATTAACAGGTCGATATTGTCCGGGAAGTTACGGCGGATCAGCGTGTCGGCGCTGGCGATCTGAATCTGAAGTTTTGGGTCCTGGTTCGGATGGTCACGCCAGATGAAGCTGATCTGTTCTTCCGGTAGGCCGTATTCGGTGAAGCGCTGTGCCGTCTGATTTAACAGGATCGTATACGGTGCCACAAACAGCACTCGCATCCCGCGACTAACAAAACCATCAGCGATAAATGCGGCCAGGCCAGTTTTACCGCTGCCCGTTGGTGCATAGACCATAAACGAGTTATAGGCTTTCCAGTCACGGCGCAGCATGTTCAGTGCGCGCTCCTGAGCAAAGTTAGGCGTGATGCTTAGCATTGAGCAGCCTCCCGGGTAATGCGATAATAAATACGTGATGTGGTTTTCAAAGACTCCTCCTCACATGGCTGGTTGACCTCCCGCAAGGCAACCAGCCGCCTTTCAATCTTTCATCTCCCTGCAATAAAACTTTTCCAGAGAAATGCCCTAATTTGCTTTGATACTGCTAGCCGTCTAAACGGCTGTGCCGCATTTTGAAAGACCACAACCAATACAGTGATCTACTTAAACTAAGTGCTACCTTCCTGGAAAAGCGCTATTCCTGCCCCCACACCCAACTCCCCCCTTACCCCCCTCTTCCCTCTCCC encodes the following:
- a CDS encoding lysozyme → MKTSDNGRQFISVHEGCKLKAYKDGGGVWTIGYGHTKGVQKGQAITQAQADEFLEQDLAPVESCINESVNVDLNQNQFDALADFVFNVGESAFTSSTLLKKLNAGDYRGAADQFTRWVYDNDVFVQGLYNRRVDEKTLFLS
- a CDS encoding type II toxin-antitoxin system HicA family toxin, whose product is MKSSELIKLLEENGWTLERVKGSHHTFKNPDNPNLVTVPHPSKEIKPGTLRQILKKAGLK
- a CDS encoding type II toxin-antitoxin system HicB family antitoxin, which encodes MHYPAFIEIGEDGSASGWFPDVDGCIFAGDTIEETIADAHGAIDAHFEALAEHGMEIPKPRSMQEHIVDNVTEYVGGQWVLIHINMDKFDGRAERINITMPHRLIHQIDDAVKGHPQYGSRSAFIAAATRNELHRVR
- a CDS encoding DUF333 domain-containing protein codes for the protein MKKLVMASIALTVVGCSANAEQSKPIGRANPASEYCVKQGGKLEIVKNPEGEVGYCSLPSGERIEEWALFRRDNSHETISK
- a CDS encoding antiterminator Q family protein, which translates into the protein MRDMYEVLDRWGAWAASDNSGVDWQPIAAGFKGLIPHGKKSRPQCTDDEGIMIDGCVARLRKYRPEEHELVIAHFVIGISLRSIAKKRKCSDGTIRKELQTALGFIDGCLAMLPL
- a CDS encoding toprim domain-containing protein, with the protein product MKTVEAAKGHWPVIFEHYGLPPVTGKNHFKGECPVCGSRGKYRSDDHEGTGSWICKCGSGDGMTLLVKTQGKPYGVLCREIDELLGNDYQHRVVPMNTTASSLRQRVISKFSKLVGLRGTSAARYLFNRGITKLPTEAVRFCDKERYQGHVFQSLYSLATDNKGELCYLHRTLLDGDKKASLGKIEGNKLLRSLQEQTYLDHAQSVAVRMFPIASTMGIAEGIETALSAHQIYHVNTWATLNSGFMKKFRAPAGVKHLVIFADMDKNSATGHAAAFECAHANLLAKNDIEKVTIRWPDNGDFNDLIINGDQVREMNFMKKAAA
- a CDS encoding DEAD/DEAH box helicase — encoded protein: MLRRDWKAYNSFMVYAPTGSGKTGLAAFIADGFVSRGMRVLFVAPYTILLNQTAQRFTEYGLPEEQISFIWRDHPNQDPKLQIQIASADTLIRRNFPDNIDLLIIDEAHLRRKSILESIKYLTTNTGVKVIGLSGTPFSPFLGSYYERLIKPTTIAELIQRGDLSGYEFYAPTKPDLSGVKTKNTVEFGRDYNETQLAEIMCGSDLVGDIVGNWLENGRDLPTVAFCVNVNHANFVTIQFNQAGVNAEVMTADTPHDERQLIIHRFESGATKIIVSVGVLVAGFDSDVRCVIYARPTKSEIRWLQALGRGLRKAPGKETCLIFDHSGTVHRLGFPDAIEYDELRSTSDGMKDAAARDAEEREEKLPKECSECHYMKPAGVYVCPKCGFKPLVGEDVETDTQRKIKKLGKGEVSYTKTQKQAWWSQIKFYQNMRLLTSKPISDGWCANTFKEKFGAWPNGLSPFPMEITPEVSNFIKHKQIAFAKAKQKSEPAEQKGVHSGITPSTTSQIINAQKQLKVMRESQGERA